The Verrucomicrobiia bacterium genome segment TGCCTAAGGAGGTTATGAATGAAGGTTTGCGAAAACTGCCGTACACAAGCTGAAGACACCGCCAGTTTCTGTTCTCGGTGTGGACAGCAATTGCCACATGAGCCGGAACTGCCCTTTGTGGGAGTCCGCGATGACACGGGTATCTACAGGATTACCTATGCACCCGTGGAAGAAGAGTTCCAAGGGAAAGATGCTGCAGAAGATGCCGCCAGGCATTCCGCCTGGAATAATGACACCTCGTTCGAGGAATACACAGTCGAACTCGTTCGCTCAACGGTCACCGTGGAGACCCACCCGTTCGTCTGCGGCACCTGCTCGGATTACGTTTCGCCTACTGACAAGGGCAAGTGTAACCAGTGTGGAGAGATTAACTGGGTGAAGCGCGAAGGCGCAAAGTAATCGTAAGCCAGCACTGCCTCTAGGCGGCGCTGGCTTTTTTTATTGAGTCACACCGGGTTTATTGCTATGGTGCGACAGTATATTGAAGGAGGAACAGTACATTATTATGCCAGCAGACATTTACCTGGTTCGGCACGGGCAGAACGAAGACAACATCGAGGGG includes the following:
- a CDS encoding zinc-ribbon domain-containing protein, producing the protein MKVCENCRTQAEDTASFCSRCGQQLPHEPELPFVGVRDDTGIYRITYAPVEEEFQGKDAAEDAARHSAWNNDTSFEEYTVELVRSTVTVETHPFVCGTCSDYVSPTDKGKCNQCGEINWVKREGAK